A section of the Pseudomonas tritici genome encodes:
- the groL gene encoding chaperonin GroEL (60 kDa chaperone family; promotes refolding of misfolded polypeptides especially under stressful conditions; forms two stacked rings of heptamers to form a barrel-shaped 14mer; ends can be capped by GroES; misfolded proteins enter the barrel where they are refolded when GroES binds): MAAKEVKFGDSARKKMLTGVNILADAVKATLGPKGRNVIIEKSFGAPTITKDGVSVAKEIELEDRFENMGAQLVKDVASRANDDAGDGTTTATVLAQAIVNEGYKAVAAGMNPMDLKRGIDKATIAIVAELKNLSKPCADTKAIAQVGTISANSDSSIGDIIAEAMEKVGKEGVITVEEGTGLENELSVVEGMQFDRGYLSPYFVNKPETMVAELDSPLILLVDKKISNIREMLPVLEAVAKAGRPLLIVSEDVEGEALATLVVNNMRGIVKVAAVKAPGFGDRRKAMLQDIAVLTGGTVISEEIGLSLESATLENLGSAKRVTISKENTIIVDGAGVEGDIQSRITQIRAQVAETSSDYDREKLQERLAKLSGGVAVIKVGAGSEVEMKEKKARVEDALHATRAAVEEGVVPGGGVALIRALEALTNLTGDNADQNVGIAVLRRAVEAPLRQIAANSGDEPSVVVNEVKNGKGNYGYNAATGVYGDMIEMGILDPTKVTRSALQAAASIGGLILTTEAAIADKPKAEGAGGGGMPDMGGMGGMGGMM, encoded by the coding sequence ATGGCTGCTAAAGAAGTTAAATTCGGCGATTCCGCCCGCAAAAAAATGCTCACCGGTGTCAACATCCTGGCTGACGCAGTAAAAGCGACCTTGGGCCCTAAAGGCCGTAACGTGATCATCGAGAAGAGCTTCGGCGCTCCGACCATCACCAAGGACGGCGTTTCGGTAGCAAAAGAAATCGAACTCGAAGACCGTTTCGAAAACATGGGCGCGCAGCTGGTCAAAGACGTTGCCTCCCGTGCCAACGATGACGCAGGCGACGGCACCACCACCGCTACCGTTCTGGCTCAGGCAATCGTCAACGAAGGCTACAAAGCCGTCGCTGCCGGCATGAACCCGATGGACCTCAAGCGCGGCATCGACAAGGCGACCATCGCCATCGTTGCTGAGCTGAAAAACCTGTCCAAGCCATGCGCTGACACCAAGGCTATTGCCCAGGTAGGTACCATCTCTGCCAACTCCGACAGCTCCATCGGCGACATCATTGCCGAAGCCATGGAAAAAGTCGGCAAAGAAGGCGTGATCACCGTTGAAGAAGGCACTGGCCTGGAAAACGAACTGTCGGTTGTAGAAGGCATGCAGTTCGACCGTGGCTACCTGTCCCCGTACTTCGTCAACAAGCCTGAAACCATGGTTGCCGAGCTGGACAGCCCGCTGATCCTGCTGGTCGACAAAAAGATCTCCAACATCCGCGAAATGCTGCCAGTACTGGAAGCCGTTGCCAAAGCCGGCCGCCCACTGCTGATCGTTTCCGAAGACGTTGAAGGCGAAGCCCTGGCGACGCTGGTTGTGAACAACATGCGCGGCATCGTTAAAGTCGCAGCCGTCAAGGCTCCAGGCTTCGGCGACCGTCGCAAGGCCATGCTGCAGGACATCGCTGTTCTGACCGGCGGTACCGTTATCTCCGAAGAGATCGGCCTGAGCCTGGAAAGCGCCACCCTGGAAAACCTGGGCAGTGCCAAGCGCGTGACCATCTCCAAGGAAAACACCATCATCGTTGACGGTGCTGGCGTTGAAGGCGACATCCAATCGCGCATCACTCAGATCCGCGCCCAGGTTGCCGAGACTTCGTCCGACTACGACCGTGAAAAACTGCAAGAGCGTCTGGCCAAGCTGTCCGGCGGCGTTGCAGTGATCAAGGTTGGCGCGGGTTCCGAAGTTGAAATGAAAGAGAAGAAAGCCCGCGTTGAAGACGCCCTGCACGCAACCCGTGCAGCCGTTGAAGAAGGCGTGGTACCTGGCGGTGGCGTTGCGCTGATCCGTGCACTGGAAGCCCTGACTAACCTGACCGGCGACAACGCTGACCAGAACGTCGGTATTGCTGTGCTGCGTCGTGCTGTTGAAGCACCGCTGCGCCAGATCGCTGCCAACTCCGGCGACGAGCCAAGCGTTGTGGTCAACGAAGTCAAGAACGGCAAAGGTAACTACGGTTACAACGCTGCGACTGGCGTCTACGGCGACATGATCGAAATGGGCATCCTGGACCCTACCAAGGTGACTCGTTCGGCATTGCAAGCTGCTGCCTCCATCGGTGGCCTGATCCTGACCACCGAAGCTGCCATTGCTGACAAGCCTAAGGCTGAAGGCGCTGGCGGTGGCGGTATGCCAGACATGGGCGGCATGGGTGGCATGGGCGGCATGATGTAA
- a CDS encoding lipopolysaccharide kinase InaA family protein produces MAVECVAGSHVAPEERFDYFWRQQGEWVEEPNRRRGGESGVQRVTSSNGRLLYSKRQTGHIYRSWLHPFGRPTVLRERDAIKGLRLLDVRVPEMVFCEARRDPEHRWQALLVTAALDGFDEIENWYAAGGREQYGEQVHERVLKELAGTLARMHKGRWQHGCLYIKHIFVRVTGEGDSANVEVALLDFEKCRQRLTAYRAASHDMLQLRRHSSWSDADWKKLSYFYETAFGSAIKGLTR; encoded by the coding sequence ATGGCAGTTGAGTGCGTAGCAGGCAGTCACGTAGCGCCCGAAGAGCGATTCGATTATTTCTGGCGCCAGCAGGGCGAATGGGTCGAAGAGCCCAACCGCCGGCGCGGCGGTGAAAGTGGCGTGCAGCGCGTGACAAGCTCCAATGGACGTTTGCTCTATAGCAAGCGCCAGACCGGGCATATCTACCGCAGTTGGCTGCACCCCTTCGGCCGTCCCACCGTGCTGCGTGAACGCGATGCCATCAAAGGCCTGCGCCTGTTGGACGTACGCGTTCCGGAAATGGTCTTTTGCGAGGCGCGCCGCGACCCCGAGCACCGTTGGCAGGCACTGCTGGTGACCGCAGCCCTTGATGGCTTTGACGAAATTGAAAACTGGTACGCCGCCGGTGGCCGCGAGCAATACGGCGAGCAGGTGCATGAACGCGTGCTCAAGGAATTGGCTGGCACCCTGGCGCGCATGCACAAGGGGCGTTGGCAGCATGGCTGTCTGTACATCAAGCATATTTTTGTGCGGGTGACAGGCGAAGGTGATTCGGCCAATGTTGAAGTGGCGCTGCTGGATTTCGAGAAATGCCGCCAGCGCTTGACCGCTTATCGGGCAGCCTCCCATGACATGCTGCAATTGCGCCGCCATTCGTCGTGGAGCGATGCCGACTGGAAAAAACTCAGCTACTTTTACGAGACGGCGTTTGGCAGCGCTATCAAGGGTTTAACCAGATGA
- the colR gene encoding two-component system response regulator ColR, with protein sequence MRILLVEDNRDILANLADYLGLKGYTVDCAQDGLSGLHLAATEHYDLIVLDIMLPGIDGYTLCKRLREDARRDTPVIMLTARDQLDDRLQGFKSGADDYLLKPFALSELAARIEAVLRRAQGGGRRTLQVADLSYDLDTLEVTREGRLLKLNPVGLKLLAVLMQKSPHVLRREILEEALWGDDCPDSDSLRSHVHQLRQVIDKPFAKPLLQTVHGVGYRLAEGRDGV encoded by the coding sequence ATGCGAATTTTATTGGTTGAAGACAACCGCGATATCCTCGCCAACTTGGCGGATTACCTGGGGTTGAAGGGTTATACCGTTGACTGTGCGCAGGACGGTTTGTCGGGCCTGCACTTGGCTGCCACTGAACATTACGATTTGATCGTGCTCGACATCATGCTGCCCGGCATCGATGGCTACACCCTGTGCAAGCGCCTGCGCGAAGATGCGCGCCGTGACACGCCGGTGATCATGCTCACCGCCCGCGATCAACTGGATGATCGGCTGCAAGGCTTCAAGTCTGGCGCCGACGATTACCTGCTCAAACCCTTTGCCCTGTCGGAATTGGCGGCGCGGATCGAAGCCGTACTGCGCCGTGCACAGGGCGGCGGTCGTCGCACACTGCAGGTGGCTGACCTGAGCTACGACCTCGACACCCTGGAAGTCACCCGCGAAGGGCGCCTGCTCAAGCTCAACCCGGTCGGCCTGAAACTGCTGGCGGTGCTGATGCAGAAGAGCCCGCACGTGCTGCGCCGCGAAATCCTTGAAGAAGCGCTGTGGGGCGATGACTGCCCGGACAGCGACAGTCTGCGCAGCCACGTCCACCAATTGCGCCAAGTGATCGATAAACCGTTCGCCAAGCCATTGCTGCAAACCGTGCACGGTGTCGGTTATCGCTTGGCCGAGGGGCGTGATGGAGTTTAA
- a CDS encoding multidrug efflux RND transporter permease subunit: protein MKFTDAFIRRPVLAMVVSLLIVLLGFQAYSKLPLRQYPSMENALITVTTAYPGANAETIQGYITQPLQQSLASAEGIDYMTSVSRQNFSVISIYARIGSNSDRLFTELLAKANEVKNKLPQDAEDPVLSKEAADASALMYISFSSQQLSNPQITDYLSRVIQPKLATLPGMAEAEILGNQVFAMRIWLDPVKLAGFGLSASDITDAVRRYNFLSAAGEVKGEFVVTSVNANTDLKSADAFGAITVKTDGDSRVLLRDVARVEMGAENYNAISSFGGTPSVYIGIKATPSANPLDVIKEVRKIMPELESQLPPNLKAEIAYDATLFIQASINEVVKTLFEAVLIVIVVVFLFLGALRSVVIPVITIPLSMIGVLFFMQLMGYSINLLTLLAMVLAIGLVVDDAIVVVENIHRHIEDGKTPLDAALEGAREIALPVVSMTVTLAAVYAPIGFLEGLTGALFKEFALTLAGAVIISGIVALTLSPMMCALLLRHDENPSGLAHRLDRIFDSLKRRYQRMLHGTLNTRPVVIVFALIVLCLIPVFLKFTQSQLAPDEDQGIIFMMASAPQPTNLEYLNTYTDEFIKIFKEFPEYYSSFQINGFNGVQSGIGGFLLKPWNERDRTQMQILPEVQSRLEQIPGLQVFGFNLPSLPGTGEGLPFGFVINTANDYASLLEVANRVKKRAMESGKFAFVDIDLAFDKPEVVVDIDRAKAAQMGVSMQDLGGTLATLLAEAEINRFTLDGRSYKVIAQVERAYRDNPDWLNNYYVKNNQGELLPLSTLITLTDRARPRQLNQFQQLNSALISGFPIVSMGEAIDTVRQIALEETPPGYAFDYSGASRQFIQEGTALWVTFGLALAIIFLVLAAQFESFRDPLVILVTVPLSICGALIPLFLGWSSMNIYTQVGLVTLIGLISKHGILIVEFANQLRKDKGLTPRQAVEEAAAIRLRPVLMTTAAMVFGMVPLIFATGAGAVSRFDIGMVIATGMSIGTLFTLFVLPCVYTLLAKPDTP, encoded by the coding sequence ATGAAGTTCACAGACGCCTTTATCCGCCGTCCGGTGCTGGCCATGGTGGTCAGCCTGCTGATTGTGCTGCTGGGTTTCCAGGCCTACAGCAAGCTGCCGCTGCGCCAATACCCGAGTATGGAAAACGCCCTGATCACGGTGACCACCGCCTACCCCGGCGCGAATGCCGAGACCATCCAGGGCTATATCACCCAACCGCTGCAGCAAAGCCTGGCCAGCGCCGAAGGCATCGACTACATGACCTCGGTGAGTCGCCAGAACTTTTCGGTGATCTCGATCTACGCGCGCATCGGTTCCAACAGCGACCGCCTGTTCACCGAATTGCTGGCCAAGGCCAACGAGGTGAAGAATAAACTGCCGCAAGACGCCGAAGACCCAGTGTTAAGCAAAGAGGCCGCTGACGCCTCGGCGCTGATGTACATCAGTTTCTCCAGCCAGCAGTTGAGCAACCCGCAGATCACCGATTACCTGTCACGGGTGATCCAGCCCAAGCTCGCCACACTGCCGGGCATGGCCGAGGCGGAGATCCTTGGCAACCAGGTGTTCGCCATGCGCATCTGGCTCGACCCGGTGAAACTGGCAGGCTTCGGCCTCAGCGCCAGTGACATCACCGACGCCGTGCGCCGCTACAACTTCCTGTCCGCCGCCGGCGAGGTGAAGGGCGAGTTCGTGGTCACCAGCGTCAACGCCAACACCGACCTCAAGTCCGCCGACGCCTTTGGTGCGATCACCGTCAAAACCGACGGCGACAGCCGCGTCCTGTTGCGCGACGTGGCCCGGGTGGAAATGGGCGCGGAGAACTACAACGCCATCAGCTCGTTTGGCGGAACGCCGTCGGTGTACATCGGCATCAAGGCCACGCCCAGCGCCAACCCGCTGGATGTGATCAAGGAAGTGCGCAAGATCATGCCGGAGTTGGAATCCCAGCTCCCACCCAACCTCAAGGCGGAAATTGCCTACGACGCCACGCTGTTTATCCAGGCGTCCATCAACGAGGTGGTCAAGACCCTGTTTGAAGCCGTATTGATCGTGATCGTGGTGGTATTCCTGTTTCTGGGCGCCCTGCGTTCAGTGGTGATCCCGGTGATCACCATCCCGTTGTCGATGATCGGTGTGCTGTTTTTCATGCAATTGATGGGCTACTCGATCAACCTGCTGACCCTGTTGGCGATGGTGTTGGCCATCGGCCTGGTGGTGGACGATGCCATCGTGGTGGTGGAAAACATTCACCGGCATATCGAAGACGGCAAGACACCGCTGGATGCGGCACTGGAAGGCGCGCGGGAGATTGCCCTGCCGGTGGTGTCGATGACCGTCACCCTGGCGGCGGTGTATGCACCCATTGGTTTTCTCGAAGGGCTCACCGGCGCACTGTTCAAGGAGTTCGCCCTGACCCTGGCGGGAGCGGTGATCATCTCCGGCATTGTTGCCCTGACCTTGTCGCCGATGATGTGCGCGCTGCTATTGCGCCACGATGAAAACCCTTCGGGCCTGGCCCATCGCCTCGACCGGATTTTCGACAGCCTCAAGCGCCGCTACCAGCGCATGCTGCATGGCACCCTGAACACGCGGCCGGTGGTGATCGTGTTTGCGTTGATCGTACTGTGCCTGATCCCGGTGTTCCTCAAGTTTACCCAGTCGCAACTGGCCCCCGACGAAGACCAGGGCATCATCTTCATGATGGCCAGCGCACCGCAGCCGACCAACCTGGAATACCTCAACACCTACACCGACGAGTTCATCAAGATTTTCAAGGAGTTCCCGGAGTACTACTCGTCGTTCCAGATCAACGGTTTCAACGGTGTGCAATCGGGCATCGGTGGCTTCCTGCTCAAACCGTGGAACGAGCGCGACCGCACCCAGATGCAGATACTCCCCGAGGTACAAAGCCGCCTGGAGCAGATTCCGGGCCTGCAAGTATTCGGCTTCAACCTGCCCTCCCTGCCGGGCACGGGCGAAGGGTTGCCGTTTGGCTTTGTGATCAACACGGCCAACGATTATGCCTCGTTGCTCGAAGTGGCCAACCGCGTGAAGAAACGCGCGATGGAGTCAGGCAAATTTGCCTTCGTCGATATCGACTTGGCATTCGACAAACCCGAAGTGGTGGTGGATATCGACCGCGCCAAGGCCGCGCAGATGGGCGTGTCGATGCAAGACCTCGGCGGCACCCTCGCAACGCTATTGGCCGAGGCGGAAATCAACCGATTCACCCTCGATGGACGCAGCTACAAAGTGATCGCCCAGGTAGAGCGCGCCTACCGCGACAACCCCGACTGGCTGAACAACTACTACGTAAAGAATAACCAGGGCGAACTGCTGCCGTTGTCGACCTTGATCACCCTCACCGACCGCGCTCGTCCTCGGCAATTGAACCAGTTCCAGCAACTCAATTCGGCACTGATCTCGGGGTTTCCCATCGTGAGCATGGGCGAGGCCATCGACACGGTGCGCCAGATCGCCCTTGAAGAAACCCCACCCGGCTATGCGTTCGACTACAGCGGTGCGTCGCGGCAATTCATCCAGGAAGGCACGGCGCTGTGGGTCACGTTTGGCCTGGCCTTGGCGATCATCTTCCTGGTGCTGGCGGCGCAATTCGAGAGCTTTCGTGACCCTCTGGTGATCCTGGTGACAGTGCCGTTGTCGATCTGCGGAGCGCTGATTCCGCTATTCCTGGGCTGGTCGAGCATGAACATCTACACCCAGGTCGGCCTGGTGACACTGATCGGTTTGATCAGCAAACACGGCATCCTGATCGTGGAATTCGCCAACCAACTGCGCAAAGACAAGGGCCTGACACCACGGCAGGCAGTGGAGGAAGCGGCGGCGATTCGCTTGCGGCCGGTGTTGATGACCACCGCGGCAATGGTATTCGGCATGGTGCCGTTGATTTTCGCGACAGGGGCAGGTGCGGTGAGCCGGTTTGATATCGGAATGGTGATTGCCACGGGGATGTCGATCGGCACACTGTTTACGCTGTTTGTATTGCCCTGCGTGTACACCCTGCTAGCCAAACCGGATACGCCTTGA
- a CDS encoding co-chaperone GroES: MSKLRPLHDRVVIRRSEEEKKTAGGIVLPGSAAEKANHGVIVAAGPGKTLENGDVRALAVKVGDKVVFGPYSGSNTVKVDGEDLLVMAENEILAVLED; this comes from the coding sequence ATGAGCAAGCTTCGTCCTCTGCACGACCGCGTCGTAATCCGTCGCAGCGAAGAAGAAAAGAAAACCGCTGGCGGTATCGTTCTGCCAGGTTCGGCTGCTGAAAAAGCCAACCACGGTGTGATCGTCGCTGCAGGCCCAGGCAAGACCCTGGAAAACGGTGACGTGCGTGCGCTGGCCGTTAAAGTCGGTGACAAGGTTGTATTTGGTCCTTACTCCGGCAGCAACACTGTGAAAGTCGACGGCGAAGACCTGCTGGTTATGGCTGAGAACGAGATTCTCGCTGTTCTGGAAGACTGA
- a CDS encoding efflux RND transporter periplasmic adaptor subunit encodes MLRRRMLIMLGIVLLIVLLLGGYKAFSIYQQIQVFSTPKPAVSVAVATVVEQPWQQRLPSVGSLKALQGVNLSLEVAGTVKEVQFESGQKVKAGQPLVQLDSAVESALLETAQADLGLAQLDYGRGSQLVGSQAISKGEFDRLSAQLQKNKATVNQLKASLAKKHIVAPFSGTIGIRQVDVGDYLASGTVIATLQDISSLYVDFYIPEHAVPKLALGQAVQVQVSAYPGQPFSGKVSAINPKVENSTRNVLVRATLANPDGKLLPGMFTSLDVLLPNPAPQIVVPEGAITYTLYGNSVYAVAEKKTEHGEVEKDTSGKPLLIAERRFVETGERRGGLVLVSKGLRAGEQVVSAGQLKLDNGTPIAISPDKNQPAGH; translated from the coding sequence ATGCTGCGCCGTCGCATGCTGATCATGTTGGGTATCGTCCTGTTAATCGTCCTGCTGCTGGGGGGCTACAAAGCCTTTTCCATCTACCAGCAGATCCAGGTCTTTTCCACGCCAAAACCGGCGGTCAGCGTGGCGGTCGCGACGGTGGTCGAACAACCCTGGCAACAGCGCCTTCCATCCGTCGGCTCACTCAAAGCCCTGCAAGGTGTGAACCTGAGCCTGGAGGTGGCCGGCACGGTCAAGGAGGTGCAGTTCGAGTCCGGGCAGAAGGTCAAGGCCGGACAACCGCTGGTGCAACTCGACAGCGCAGTGGAAAGCGCCCTGCTGGAAACCGCCCAGGCTGACCTCGGGCTGGCCCAGCTGGATTATGGTCGCGGCAGCCAACTGGTGGGCAGCCAGGCGATTTCCAAAGGCGAGTTCGACCGCCTCTCCGCGCAACTGCAAAAGAACAAGGCCACGGTCAATCAGCTCAAGGCTTCGCTGGCAAAAAAACACATTGTCGCGCCCTTCAGCGGCACCATCGGCATTCGCCAGGTGGATGTGGGTGACTACCTGGCCAGTGGCACGGTGATCGCTACCTTGCAGGACATCAGCAGCCTCTACGTCGACTTCTACATCCCCGAACATGCCGTGCCCAAGCTCGCCCTCGGGCAAGCCGTGCAGGTGCAAGTGTCGGCTTACCCAGGCCAGCCATTCTCCGGCAAGGTCAGTGCAATCAACCCCAAGGTCGAGAACAGCACCCGCAACGTGCTGGTGCGCGCCACCTTGGCCAATCCTGACGGCAAGCTGCTGCCCGGCATGTTCACCAGCCTGGACGTGCTGCTGCCCAATCCCGCCCCGCAAATCGTGGTACCGGAAGGCGCGATCACCTACACCCTCTACGGCAACTCGGTGTACGCCGTGGCCGAGAAAAAAACCGAGCATGGTGAGGTCGAAAAAGACACCAGCGGCAAGCCGCTGCTGATCGCAGAACGGCGGTTCGTCGAGACCGGTGAGCGGCGCGGCGGCCTGGTGCTGGTGAGCAAAGGCCTGAGAGCCGGTGAGCAGGTGGTCAGCGCCGGCCAGTTGAAACTGGATAACGGCACACCCATCGCCATCAGCCCGGACAAAAACCAGCCGGCAGGGCACTAG
- a CDS encoding class I SAM-dependent methyltransferase: MSTPIKLEFSKKYDDEHAHEYLLKHQDNLARRLSHKRDEQLARGALAMAGEPGLVLDLPCGAGRFWPLLAEKPNRVIIGADTSASMLKVATVAQPAEVVKRVRPLQTSAFDIDLPDNAVDSIFCMRLLHHIGDPAHRLAILREFQRVTRDSVIISLWVDGNFKAWKRKRLEGQRRKNGEQEGYQNRFVLPAATVEAEFEEAGFRVQESLDFIPLYAMWRVYVLRKR; the protein is encoded by the coding sequence ATGTCTACCCCGATAAAGCTCGAATTTTCGAAAAAGTACGACGACGAGCACGCCCACGAATATTTGCTCAAGCATCAGGACAATCTGGCACGCCGGCTGTCCCATAAGCGCGACGAGCAATTGGCCCGTGGCGCGCTGGCGATGGCCGGTGAGCCTGGCTTGGTGCTGGACCTGCCCTGCGGTGCCGGGCGCTTCTGGCCGCTGCTGGCCGAAAAACCCAACCGTGTGATCATCGGTGCTGACACTTCCGCCTCGATGTTGAAGGTGGCAACGGTCGCCCAGCCCGCCGAAGTGGTGAAACGGGTACGGCCTTTGCAAACGTCTGCGTTTGATATCGATCTGCCGGATAACGCCGTCGATAGCATTTTTTGTATGCGCCTGTTGCACCACATTGGTGATCCGGCGCATCGGCTGGCGATATTGCGGGAGTTTCAGCGTGTTACCCGTGACAGCGTGATCATTTCGCTGTGGGTCGATGGCAATTTCAAAGCCTGGAAACGCAAGCGTCTCGAAGGGCAGCGTCGCAAGAACGGTGAGCAGGAAGGTTACCAAAACAGATTTGTGTTACCGGCTGCTACTGTCGAAGCGGAGTTCGAGGAAGCCGGCTTTCGCGTTCAGGAATCCCTGGACTTCATACCGCTCTACGCCATGTGGCGGGTGTACGTATTACGCAAGAGGTAA
- a CDS encoding DUF1513 domain-containing protein has product MLRRQALAVGSMLLSALTLGGWTLFKSKDKSPLLLSARDDADGKHYAVGYRLDGKQVFATQVGQRCHDIINHPTLPIALFVARRPGTESYLIDLRSGALLQTITSHANRHFYGHAVIHKSGDWLYATENDTSDPGRGLLGVYRFEGERLVHSGEISTHGIGPHQVSWMPDGETLVVANGGIRTEAESRVEMNLNAMEPSLVLMHRDGTLISKETLGQQMNSVRHMGIASDGTILTGQQFMGPSQERSELLAIKRPGQPFVAFPVADEQLQAMGHYTASVAVHSELRLVALTAPRGNRFFIWDMDSGELRLDGPLPDCAGVGAVEDGFVVTSGQGRCRFYDCRQKQLAAKPLELPAGLWDNHLHLI; this is encoded by the coding sequence CAGCATGCTGCTCAGCGCGCTCACCTTGGGTGGCTGGACGCTGTTCAAAAGCAAAGACAAAAGCCCGCTGCTGCTCTCGGCGCGCGATGATGCGGACGGCAAGCACTACGCTGTGGGCTATCGCCTGGACGGCAAGCAAGTGTTCGCCACCCAGGTCGGCCAGCGCTGTCACGACATCATCAACCACCCGACGCTGCCCATTGCGCTGTTTGTTGCCCGTCGCCCGGGCACTGAGAGTTATCTGATCGACCTGCGCAGTGGTGCGCTGCTGCAAACCATCACCTCCCATGCCAATCGCCACTTCTATGGCCATGCGGTCATTCACAAGAGCGGCGACTGGCTGTACGCCACCGAAAACGACACGTCCGACCCCGGCCGTGGCCTGCTCGGCGTGTACAGGTTCGAAGGCGAGCGGCTGGTGCACAGTGGCGAGATTTCCACCCATGGGATCGGCCCGCATCAGGTGTCGTGGATGCCCGACGGCGAAACCTTGGTGGTGGCCAACGGCGGCATTCGTACCGAAGCCGAAAGCCGCGTGGAGATGAACCTCAACGCCATGGAACCGAGCCTCGTGCTGATGCACCGCGACGGTACGCTGATCAGTAAGGAAACCCTCGGCCAGCAGATGAACAGCGTGCGCCATATGGGGATCGCCAGCGATGGCACCATCCTTACCGGGCAGCAGTTCATGGGGCCGTCCCAGGAGCGTTCCGAGTTGTTGGCGATCAAGCGACCGGGCCAGCCTTTCGTCGCGTTCCCAGTGGCCGACGAGCAGTTGCAGGCGATGGGGCACTACACCGCCAGCGTCGCGGTGCACAGCGAATTGCGCCTGGTGGCGTTGACCGCCCCACGGGGCAACCGCTTCTTTATCTGGGACATGGACAGTGGCGAGCTGCGCCTGGATGGACCATTGCCCGACTGTGCCGGTGTCGGCGCCGTCGAGGATGGCTTTGTCGTGACCTCGGGCCAAGGCCGTTGCCGGTTCTACGATTGCCGTCAGAAACAGTTGGCAGCAAAACCGTTGGAATTGCCGGCAGGGCTCTGGGATAACCATCTGCATCTGATCTGA
- a CDS encoding sensor histidine kinase → MEFKQSLAQRIIIAFALMSALVAGAFAMGIVATVHLVEEKLISAGLGGDLQRLLLMDTVEDWRHRPEPDQLFYFSGGPGDFELPKDLRHLEPGFHEVFRESLSYHAMVEVVDGRRYVLLQDQSDFEERERVLFAVVLVGFVLSLALAVFLGWVLARKVMAPVVRLARQVRHRDQLLGLAPPLAPDYAADEVGELAVAFDATLGRLRQALSREQMFTSDVSHELRTPLMVLASSCELLLENPAIDQRGRNQVERIARACEEMRELVQTFLMLARAEHDDGTMSPQVSLEQVADDLLGIWREPIERKGLELIYQPGNPLDTRYNATFLHAVMGNLLRNALHYTEHGFIRLTLEPSGFVVEDSGVGIPEDKREAMFEPFVRGNEKRGDGLGLGLSLVQRICENQGWSVSLSTMEPNGCRFHVQLSQVNA, encoded by the coding sequence ATGGAGTTTAAGCAGAGCCTTGCCCAACGGATCATCATTGCCTTTGCCTTGATGAGTGCATTGGTGGCGGGCGCCTTCGCCATGGGCATCGTCGCGACTGTGCACCTGGTGGAAGAAAAACTGATCTCGGCCGGCCTGGGCGGTGACCTGCAGCGCCTGTTGCTGATGGATACCGTCGAGGACTGGCGCCACCGGCCCGAGCCGGACCAGCTGTTTTACTTCAGCGGAGGTCCCGGCGATTTTGAATTGCCCAAGGATCTGCGTCACCTCGAACCCGGTTTCCACGAAGTATTCCGCGAGTCGCTGTCTTACCACGCCATGGTTGAAGTGGTCGACGGCCGGCGCTACGTGTTGTTGCAGGACCAAAGCGATTTCGAAGAGCGCGAACGCGTGCTGTTTGCCGTGGTGCTGGTGGGTTTCGTACTCAGTCTGGCGCTGGCGGTTTTCCTGGGGTGGGTGTTGGCGCGCAAAGTGATGGCACCGGTGGTGCGCCTGGCTCGCCAAGTACGTCACCGTGACCAATTGCTGGGTTTGGCACCCCCTCTGGCGCCAGATTACGCGGCTGACGAAGTGGGTGAGCTGGCCGTGGCCTTCGATGCCACGCTGGGCCGCCTGCGTCAGGCCCTGTCTCGAGAGCAGATGTTCACCAGTGATGTCAGCCACGAGTTGCGCACCCCGTTGATGGTGCTGGCCAGTTCCTGCGAACTGCTGCTGGAAAACCCGGCCATCGATCAGCGTGGGCGTAACCAGGTCGAGCGGATCGCCCGTGCCTGTGAGGAAATGCGTGAACTGGTGCAGACCTTCCTGATGCTGGCCCGCGCGGAGCATGACGACGGCACCATGTCGCCCCAGGTCAGCCTGGAGCAGGTCGCCGATGATCTGCTCGGTATCTGGCGCGAGCCCATTGAGCGCAAGGGCCTGGAGTTGATCTACCAGCCGGGCAACCCCTTGGATACCCGGTACAACGCGACGTTCCTGCACGCGGTAATGGGCAACCTGCTGCGCAATGCCTTGCATTACACCGAACACGGTTTTATCCGCCTGACCCTGGAGCCCAGTGGTTTTGTGGTGGAAGACTCCGGTGTGGGGATTCCCGAAGACAAGCGCGAAGCGATGTTCGAGCCGTTCGTGCGCGGCAACGAGAAGCGCGGTGACGGCTTGGGCCTGGGTTTGTCTCTGGTCCAGCGCATCTGCGAGAACCAGGGCTGGAGCGTGAGCCTCAGCACCATGGAGCCCAACGGCTGCCGCTTTCATGTGCAACTGAGTCAGGTCAACGCCTGA